The Achromobacter deleyi region CCAAGCGCCAGCAGGGCGGGCCACAGCACCACGCTGGGATGGCCGCGCAGCGGCGAGGTCACGTCGTCATAGTCCAGGACGTGGGCGGCGATGCCGTTGTAGAGCGCGGCGGACTCCACCGGCGCCCGCTCTTCCTGCCCCCAAAGCGCGGCTTGCTCGCCCGCGCCCAGCGTGGCCAGATAAGTCCTGGCCCGGAGCGCGGCAGGCTCCGAGCGGCCCGCGACGCCCACGGCGTAGGTGTCCAGCAACGATCGCGCGCAGCGCTGGCGCAGTTCCGGCGAGACCATCGCCGGATCGAACCGGACGGAAAAAGCAGCAATCAGCTCGGCGGCGGTCATCGAAGCACTCCCTGTTCGCGAAGCATGGCGACTTGAGCCGCATCGATCCCCAGCCGCTCCCGGCAGACTTCTTCGGTGTGTTCGCCCAGCAATGGCGCGGGCCGCAGGACATCGCCGGGGGTCCGGGAAAGCTTGAAAGGCGGTGCGCTATACACCGTTTCCCCCATCTCGGGATGAACGACCCGGCGCCAGTGCCCGCGTTCCTGGAGTTGGGGATCGTGGCGCAGGACGTCGGCGGCGTCGGCCACGATGCCAGCCGGCACCCCTGCCGCCTGCAGGACGCGCATGAGGGCAGGCGCCTCCCAGGAAGCCGTGGAGCGCGCTAGCGCCCGATCAATGTCACCGCGCGCCTGCCAGCGGCCCAGGGCATGCCCGTATTCCGGCTTTGCAAGCTCCGGCGGATCGCCCAGCGCGCGGCGCAATGCCAGCCACTGGTCGTCGGTGGCGGCGGATATCGCAACCCAGCGGTCCTCTCCGGATGCGGGATATACGCCCTGTGGCGCCCAATCGTCCTGGGCGTTGCCTCGCGGCTGGGCCACCTGGCCATTGGCCGTGTAATCCATCACCGCCGGTCCCAGCAGGGCGATGGTGGGTTCTATCTGGGCCACGTCGATGTACTGTCCCTTCCCGGTACGCCGCCGATGGCGCAGCGCGGCCAGCACGGCAAATGCCGCGTGGGTGGGATTGGGGATGTGATCGGGAAAGTTGGTGCCAGTGCCCGCTGGCGGACGACCGGGCTTGCCGCAAAGGAACTGCAGGCCGGTCACCGCACCCATGGTCAGCCCGTAACCCAGGTAGTTGGCCTGCGGTCCGCTGTCGCCTTGCATGGACATGGCCAGATAGACCATGCTCGGGTTGATCTCGCGCAGCGCCTCGTATCCCAGTCCCAACCGCTCCATGGTTCCAGGCGTGAAGTTGTTCGCCACGACGTCGGCGTCCTTGACCAGGCGCAGTGCCAGGGCACGCGCTTCTGGACGTTTCAGATTCAGCGTGATGCTGCGCTTGCTGGAGTTGCGGTCTGCGAAGTAGCCGCTGCGATTGACGCCGGCGCGCCCGTCCTTGAACGGCTTTGCCTCGCGCAGAGAATCCAGGCGATCGGCGCTTTCGATCTTGATCACGTCGGCGCCAAAATCCGCAAGCAGCTTGGTGGTGAAGGATCCGGCTCCGATCCAGGTAAAGTCGATTACCGTGATCCCCGCCAGGGGGCCTGCGCTGTTCAGGTGCTCGTGTTTCATCCGGTGACTCCCGCACGCAGCAACACCTGTTGCGCCTGCCATTCATATCCCAGCGTCTCGAGTATCTGGCTGGTGTGTTCGCCCAGGCGAGGCGCGGGACGCCCCGCCTGCCAAGGCGTGCCGGTGAGCCGATAGGGTGCGCCAGGCAGCGCGAGGAGGGCGCCACTGTAAGGGTGCGGCGCATCGTCCTGGAAAAAACGGCGGTGCCTGAGTTGCTCGTTGACCAGCAGATCGGCGCTGGTGCTGACCGGGCAGATCGGAATGCGCCTGCGCTGGCCTTCCTCATAGAGTTCGGCCTTCGTCCGGGTGGCCGCATAAGGAAGGAATATGGCCTCGAAGCGTTCCTTGGCCTCGTCGCTGGCAAGATAGGCCATATCGCCCCAGCGCTCCTCGCGCAATGCTTGCGCGCCCGGGGCGCCGACATCCACCAGCCAGTCCGTGGTCGCGGACCAAAAGCGATTGGCCGCGATCCCTCCGGCCATCAGATAGACCATGCCATCGGAGCAGGCAAATACGCCGGTGCCCGCCTGGCGCTGCAGGCCGCCATTGCGCCTGCGCACCGTGTCTTCCAGGTCGACGAACTGCACCGCGTTCTCCAGCGCCATGGCGACGCATTCCTGCATCGACACATCGACCTGCTGCCCCTGTCCGCCGCCGTCTTCACAGCTCCATAGCGCGATCAAGGACCCCACGGCCGCGAACTGCGCCGCGGCCAGATAGGCCTGATGCCCGTACGCGGCCAAGGGTTCGCTATCGGGATATCCGCCCAGGTACAGGAGTCCGCCCATCGCCAGTGCCACCAGGTCGTCGGCCGCGTAGTGCGCATAGGGTCCGGACTGGCCAAAGGCCGTGATGCGGGTCATGACCAGGCCCGGGTTGATCTTCTTGAGATCGTCATAACCCAGGCCGCGCCGTTCCATGAGGCCTGCCGGTTCGGCCTCGATCAGGATGTCCGCGCTGCGGGCGAGTTCGCGCAGCAACGACTGTCCTTGGGCCTGCTCGAGATCCAGGCACATGCCGCGCTTGCCCTGGTTGAAGTAGGCAAAGGGCAGGCTGCGTTCGGGGTGAGGGCGCTGTTCCAGGAATGGACCCTCGCGCCGTGTCGAGGCGCCGCCCGGCGGTTCCACGAGCACCACATCGGCGCCCAGTTGCGCCAGCATCCTGCCGCAGTATTGCGTCGCATGACCGCACAGGTCCAGCACCCGCAAACCGTGTAACGCCGTCTCCCTGATCATCTGCTGTTCCATATAGTGGACCGTTCAAATCTGTTGCACCATCACACTCTAAGCAGTAAGGTGCCGCTTGAAAACGGTCCCACAGCAGATTTTGGTCCATATGGTGAAACTCATGCCCATCGAATTGCCGTCCCGCGAAACCGCCGCTGGCACACAGGTGCTGCGCCGGGCCATGGCGCTTTTGCGCCTTGTCACCACGCACAACAGGACCGGCCTGCGCCTGACCGATCTGCACCGCATGAGCGGGGTCGAAAAGCCAACCGTCCACCGCATCCTGCAGGGGTTGCTGGCGGAGCGGATGCTGCGCCAGGACACCACAAGCAAGCGCTACTACCTGGGCGCTGCGATGTACGAAATGGGGATCGCGGCCGCGCCCAAACTGGCCCTGCGGGACATCTGCCGCCCATTCCTGCGGGTCATCGCGGACCAGACCGGAGACACCGTATTTCTTATCGAACGGTCCAATTTCGACGGCGTATGCATGGACCGCGCCGAGGGCAACTTCCCGATCAAGGCCTTTGTCCTGGACGTGGGGCGCCGGCGCCCGTTGACCGTGGGCGGGGGCAGCCTGGCCATCCTGTCCGCATTGCCGGATCTGGAGGTTCAGCGCATATGCGACATCAACGCCGAGCGAACCAAGGACAGGTTTCCCCGCTACAGCGAAGACGACTTGAGGAGGGATATCGCGGACGCCCGGACGCGGGGCTACGCGCTAAAGGACGTGCTGGAAATCCCGGGGGTGCGAACCGCGGCCGTGCCCATCCGAAGACCGGACGGCACCGCCATTGCCGCGATCAGCGTGGCGACGATCGCGCCACGGCTGGACCAGCACCGCAGCGCGCTGGTGGCCGGTTACATTGCGGAAGCGGTGGTGGCGGTAGAGGCCCAATTGGCGGCCGAGCCCTGAGCAGGCATTTTGGAAAGCCTGGAGCCGACGCCGACCGCCGGCAACAAGTCCAGGCGTACTAGCGCAGTTGCACTTTGCCGCTGTACGGTATCCGTGCTTACATCGTCAGATGCCGTCGCGGGGCGGCACCGGCGGAGAGCATCATGGCGCTGAGCGATGTGCGGGGTAACCCCATTTCCACTGATGAACCAGCATCCCTGGCCGCCTACGAACGAGCACAGACTCTGTTCCACGGTTATTACGGTGACCCGGTGGGGATCATCGACGAGGCGCTGGCCAACGACCCCATGTTCGTCATGGGTCATGTGTTGCGCGCCGGCATGATGATCACCGCCAGCGACCAGTGCGTCGAACCGCTCCTGCGCGAAAGCGTGGAGGCCGCCGAGGGCCTGCACGACATCGCCAACGAGCGCGAACGGCGCCACACCGCCGCCGCGCGCGCCTGGTTGAACGGCGAGTTCTCGACTTCCCTGCGGCGCTATGCCGACATTCTCATCGACTACCCGCACGACACGCTGGCCCTGCAGGTCGGCCATATCGGCGACTTCCTGCTGGGCCGCTCGGCCATGCTGCGCGACCGGGTGGCCGGCATTCTTCCCGCCTGGAACAGGCAGATGCCGGACTATGGCTACGTGCTGGGCATGCATGCATTCGGCCTCGAGGAAACCAATCTCTATGCCCAGGCCGAGGCCCAGGGCCGGCGCGCGCTGGAGCTCAATGCCCGCGATCCCTGGGCCGTACATGCGGTAGCCCATGTCCTGGAGATGCAGGGGCGGGTGGAGGAGGGCATCGCATGGCTGAAGGGACGCCGTGAAGACTGGTCCGCCGACAACATGCTTTCCATTCACAACTGGTGGCACCTGGCGCTGTTTCACCTGGACCGCGAGGAGATAGCCGAAGTCCTGGATCTGTACGACAACCGGCTGCGCGAATCATCCACCGGGCAGGTCCTGGACCTGGTCGATGCTTCCGCCATGCTGTGGCGCCTGCTGCTGCGCGGTATCGACGTGGCATCGCGCTGGCGCCAGCTGTCCGCCGTCTGGCAACAGCGCGGAGGAACGGGGTACTACGCATTCAACGACGTGCATGCCTTGATGGCCCACCTGGGCGCGGGTGATGGCGCGGCCGCGCAGCGATTGATCGAGTCCATGGAAGAGGCCGCGGAAGGCGGCGGCACCAATGCGATGATGACGCGCGACGTCGGCCTGCCCGTGGCGCACGCGCTGGTGGCCTTCGTGCGCGAGGATTACGCGCTGACCGTGGATCTGCTGCGAGACGTGCGTCTGATCGCGCATCGCTTCGGCGGCAGCCACGCCCAGCGCGATGTGCTGGCGCTGACCCTGGTAGAAGCAGCCTTGCGCGATGGAGCCCGCACCCTGGCCAAAGTACTGACAGCCGAACGCATCGCCTTGAAACCCGCCAGCGAAGGCAATCAGAAGCTTGCCGCGCGGGCGGCGGCGCTATAGAGTCGGCCATGGCCCGGCCTTCTCGCGTCCACGCCGTGGCGTTCGACTCTCCAATAAAGACGTTCCATGGCTTCAGTTACGCCCACCCCGGTCGACACTCCTGCTTCGCAATGGCTGCGCTGGCTGCCCGGACTGACGGTACTGCGCTCGTACAAGGCCGCCTGGCTCCCACGGGACCTGGCCGCCGGCCTGGTCCTGACGACCATGCTGGTGCCGGTCGGCATCGCCTACGCCGAGGCGTCGGGCGTGCCGGGCGTCTACGGTCTGTACGCCACGATCATCCCGCTGCTGGCTTATGCGCTGTTCGGCCCGAGCAGAATTCTGGTGCTGGGGCCGGACTCCGCGCTCGCCGCGCCGATCCTGGCCGTGGTGCTCAGCGTCTCTGGCGGCGATCCGATGCGCGCGGTGGCTGCGGCCAGCCTGATGGCCATCGTCTCAGGCCTGTTCTGCATCGTGCTGGGGCTGATGCGGCTCGGCTTCATCACCGAGCTGCTGTCCAAGCCGATCCGCTATGGCTACATGAACGGTATCGCGCTGACCGTACTGGTAAGCCAGTTGCCCAAGCTGCTCGCGGTCCCGATCGAAGATGCCGGGCCGCTGCGCGAACTGTGGCAACTTGCCAGGGCGGTGGGCGCCGGCGAGGTCCACTACTACAGCTTCGCGGTGGGCGCCGCGAGCCTGGCGGTGATCCTGCTGCTCAAGCGATTTGAACGCTTGCCGGGCATCCTGATTGCGGTGATCCTGGCCACGCTGGCGGTCAGCGTCTTCCGGCTGGATGCCCAGGGCGTGAAAGTGCTGGGTGAGATCCCGCAGGGGCTGCCGAGCTTCGCGTGGCCGTGGCTCAGCGACGCAGACATGGTCAAGATCGTGCTTGGCGGCTGCGCGGTGGCGATGATCTCGTTCGCGGATACCAGCGTGCTATCGCGCACCTATGCCGCGCGCATCCATACGCGCGTGGATCCGAACCAGGAAATGGTGGGGCTGGGCGTGGCCAACCTGGCGGCCGGCTTCTTCCAGGGCTTTCCGATCAGCAGCAGCGCGTCGCGCACCCCGGTGGCGGAGGCGGCGGGCTCGCGCACCCAGCTCACAGGCGTCGTGGGCGCAGTGGCCGTGGCCGTCTTGCTGCTGGCCGCGCCGAACCTGCTGCGCTACCTGCCGAACAGCGCGCTGGCCGCCGTGGTGATCGCCGCCGCCATCGGTCTGTTCGAATTCAAGGACCTGCGGCGCATCTACCGCATCCAGCAGTGGGAGTTCTGGCTGTCCATGCTGTGCTTTGCCGCCGTGGCCGTGTTCGGCGCGATTCCCGGCATCTGCCTGGCCGTGGTCATCGCCATCATCGAATTCCTGTGGGACGGCTGGAGACCGCATTTCGCGGTACTCGGCCGCGTGCCCAATCTGCGTGGTTACCATGACCTCAAACGCTACCCGCATGCGGCGCTGATCGACGGCCTGGTGCTGTTCCGCTGGGATGCGCCGCTGTTCTTCGCCAATGCCGAACTGTTCCAGCAACGGCTGATGGAAGCCGTAGGGGCGTCGCCGACGCCGGTGCGACGCGTGGTGGTGGCGGCCGAGCCCGTCACCAGCGTCGACGTCACCTCAGCAGACATGCTGCGCGAACTGAGCCGGAATCTGGCGAAGGAGGGCGTCGCACTCCATTTCGCCGAGATGAAAGACCCGGTCCGCGACAAGCTCAAGCGCTTCGAGCTGACCGAGATCTTCAGCGACGACCGGTTCCACCCCACGGTGGGCAGCGCCGTGGAAGACTATCTGGAAAGTGAGCACGCCAGGAAAACGAAGGTCTAGCGCACCGGCATTCTCCCCGGCCCCCTGGCGCTGGCGGGTGCGAAGGAGCGTCAGAGGAGAAAGGGGAGGCTGCCCGTAGCCGAGAGCGCGCCAAGCCCGGATAGCACCAACGAATCGCGACGGTCGCATCCCGCCCGACGCGAGCTGAGGGCAGCATGAAAACAAACTGCGCCGAGTACGGCCAAAGATATTCCTATTCCTAACATGACGCTGCTTACCCTGAGTGAGGTTGAAGACATACTTACGGGAAGCTGAATTGATCGGACGGATGGGAATTAGTTCCTTTGGCCGGCCAGCATTGCTGTTGCGCGCGGCAGAATCAGGCGATCCGTCTTTCTCATGGCGCTCAACCACGCAGCGGCGCGACACTTTGTCGATAAACCGGGATAATCGACACACTGACTTGAGTTGGATTCAACAATGTCGCGAGACGGCTACACCGACCTGCTGGCCTTTATCCACGTAGCGCGCGAAGGCAGCTTTACCCGCGCCGCCGCGCAGTTGGGCGTTTCCCCATCCGCCGTCAGTCATTCGGTGCGGGCATTGGAGACGCGCATGGACGTTCGGCTGCTGACCCGCACCACCCGCAGCGTCTCCGTAACGGAGGCGGGCGCGCGCCTGTACGAAAGCACCGCGCCGCGTTTCGAAGAGATAGACGCGGAACTGTTGGCGGCCGCCGAGCAGCGCAAGAAGCCAGCGGGCACCGTGCGCATTACCACTGCAGAACACGCAGCCACGGCCATCCTCTGGCCCAAGCTCTCAAAAATCCTCCCCGACTACCCCGACATCACGGTGGAAGTCACCGTGGATTACAGCCGCTCGGACATCGTGTCCGACCGCTACGACGCTGGCGTGCGCTTGGGGGACGAGCTGGCCAAGGACATGATCGCGGTGCGCATCAGCCCTGACATGCGCATCGCGGTGGTGGGTTCGCCAGACTACTTCGCCGGTAAAGCCAAACCGAAGACCCCCCACGACCTGGCCGGTCACAACTGCATCAACCTGCGCCTGCCTACTCATGGCGGGCTGATGGTTTGGGACTTCCGCAAAGGCAAGCGTGAGCTCAAGGTGCGCGTGACCGGGCAGTGGATCTACAACAGCATCTCGCCTATCGTGCGCGCCGCCCTGGCGGGGCAGGGCCTGGGATTCCTGCCGGAGGACGCGGTGGCTGACCATATCGCCGAGGGCCGGTTGGTGCGCGTGCTTGACGACTGGTGCCAACCCTACACGGGCTACCATCTGTACTACCCCAGCCGCCGGCAGTCCTCCGGCGCACTGGCCGTTATCGTGGATGCGCTGCGCTATCGGGAGTCTCCCCGCAAGCCAGCCACGCCGAAAGACGACTCCGCCTCGCAGGCCGCGCCCGCCATGGACTAGTGCATTACTGAATTCCGCTCAAGACTGAATGCGGATTCTAGGCCTTAATCAAAACAATTCCCCGCTATACGATTTCCTTCCCCGACACAGATTGCGCCCGGCACCCGCATGGTTCCATGCGCATCGCGCGAATCACAGGAAGGAACTCCATGAAAACGAACCTCATCGCCGCCGGTACGGCGGTCGCCATGATGGGCGCCGCAACGGCGCACGCGCAGGGTGTCCAGATCACGCCCGCGGGCGCCACGCCGACGACCTTGGGCGCGGCGCAGAACTTCAGCGGCCATGTGGCCGTGGACATTAAATCGGCAGGCGACAGCGCCAGGCACGGCAGCGTCGGCATGGTCGATTTCGCGCCGGGCGCGCGCACCGCGTGGCACACGCATCCGGTCGGTCAGTTGCTCATCGTCACCGATGGCAAGGGCTGGGTGCAGGAAGAAGGGCAGTCGCGGCGCGAGATCAAGGCCGGCGATGTGGTGTGGATCAAGGCTGACGTCAAGCACTGGCACGGCGCGGCAGAAGACAATGGCATGCGTCACCTGGCGATCGCCTATGTCAAGGACGGCAAGAGCGCGGACTGGAAGGAGCTGGTGAGCGATGATCAGAACCAGGCCCGCTAAGCGCGCAGCCGCCGCGCTCGCCCTGGTGCTGGGCGTGGCCGGCGGCGCCTCGCAGAACACCGTGCAAGCACAAGCTGCCATGACGCCCACCCAAGCCCCCTCGGAAACGCTGTCCGCCAGGCAGCAGGCCATCCCGCTGATCGCGTCCTTCATGGCGGCGAGCGACATGCCCCGGCTCAATGCGGCGCTGAACCAGGGCCTGGATGCAGGCCTCACCATCAGCGAGGGCAGGGAAGTGCTGGTGCAGCTCTATGCCTACGCCGGTTTCCCCAAGAGTCTGAACGCACTGGGCGAACTGCTGAAGGTCGTCGAAGCCCGCAAGCAGCGCGGCATCCATGACGCACCGGGCCGCGAACCCAGCCGCGCCATTCCCACGGGCGACGAACTGCTCACGGTCGGCACAGCCAACCAGACGAAGATTTCCGGCGGTCCGGTCAAGAACGCCGTGACGGAATTCGCCCCGGTCATCAATGAATACCTTCAAGCGCACCTGTTCGGCGCCATCTTCGAACGTGACAACCTGGACTGGCAAAGCCGCGAGCTGGCCACCGTCGGCGCGCTGGCCGCCATGCCGGGCGTAGAAGCGCAACTGCGCTCGCACATGCGCGCCAGCATGCGCATGGGCCTCACCCCCGCGCAGTTACGCCAGTTGACGCAGGTGCTGGCTGAACGCGGCGATGCGGATGCGGCCACGCGCGCCGGGCACGCATTGCAAGAGGCGCTTGCCGCCGCCTCGGGAGGCTGAGCATGAAAGCTGCCAAGACCCTTCTGACCGCCATGACACTGACCTCATTCGCCACTTGCGCGGCCCTGCCCGAGCTCGACAGCAGGTCCGTCTCCGATGGCCCGCTGGTGATACAGGAGCAGGGGAGTTTCACTGTGGGCGGGACGGTCGTGCGCACGCCCGGCACGTACGACAACAACCACCCCACCGCCGCGGGGCAGTCGTTCCATGGAGACCACCTCTACGCGTTCTATCAAATCCCGCAGAACCCCAAGCCGCTGCCCATCGTCATGTTGCACGGCGCCTTCCAGTCGGGGCGCAGTTGGGAAACCACGCCGGATGGCCGTCAGGGCTTTCAGACCCTCTTCTTGCGCCGAGGCTTTCCGGTCTATCTGGTCGATCAGCCTCGTCGCGGCAGGGCCGGTAACAGCACCGTGGCGGCGACGATCGAGCCCATTCCCTTCGATCAACTCTTCTTCGATCAATTCCGGCTCGGCAAGTGGCCGAACTACTTCGACAACGCACAGTTCGACCGCAGGCCCGAGACGCTGGACCAGTTCCTTCGCTCGGTCACGCCCAACACCGGGCCTTACGATCCCGGCGTGATCTCGGACGCCATGGCTGCACTGTTCGAGAAAACAGGGCCCGGCATCCTGTTCTCGCACTCGCAGGCAGGCGGCCCGGGCTGGCTCACGGCGATCAAGAGCCGGAACGTCAAGGGAATTGTCGCGTTTGAGCCCGGCAGCGGGTTCATCTTCCCCGAAGGCGAAGTGCCCGATGCCATGCCCAGCGCGGCGGGGACATTGACACCCGAGTCGGTGCCCCTGGCCGACTTCCAGAAGCTCACGCGTATCCCGATCGTCATCTACTACGGCGACAACTTTCCAACCGAACCGACCGCGGAACGCGGCCAGGACAACTGGCGCGTGCGCCTGGCCATGGCCAGGCTTTGGGTCGACGCCGTCAACAGACACGGTGGCGACGCGCAACTGGTTCATCTGCCGGCGATCGGCATCCAGGGCAATACGCATTTCCTGATGTCAGACCTCAACAACGTCCAGATCGCCGACCTGGTCTCGCGGTTCCTGGCCGACAAGAAGCTGGACTGACGCGGCTCCTGATCCCGCGCCAAGCCTCAATTGCACGTTTCACGGAGAATTCAACATGATGCGCACCGTAATGAAGGCCACCCTCATGGCCGCCATGGTCGGCGCCCCGGGCGCAGCAGCCCTGGCCGACGACTACAAGAAAAACCCGTTCACTTTGGCCTACCAGGGCGCGATCACGAAGAACGAGCCGGGCAACGTCAACATCCACCCCGTCAAATACAAGCTGAACGGCCTGGACATCGTTGCCAACGTCTACACCCCCGCGAACTACGATCCGAAGCGGAAGTATCCGGCGATCGTCGTGGCGCACCCCAACGGAGGGGTCAAGGAGCAGGTCGCAGGTCTGTATGCCCAGCGTCTGGCCGAAAAGGGCTACATCACGATCGCAATGGACGCGGCCTACCAGGGCGGCAGCGGCGGCGAACCGCGCAATGTCGACAAGCCCGCCAA contains the following coding sequences:
- a CDS encoding CaiB/BaiF CoA transferase family protein, yielding MIRETALHGLRVLDLCGHATQYCGRMLAQLGADVVLVEPPGGASTRREGPFLEQRPHPERSLPFAYFNQGKRGMCLDLEQAQGQSLLRELARSADILIEAEPAGLMERRGLGYDDLKKINPGLVMTRITAFGQSGPYAHYAADDLVALAMGGLLYLGGYPDSEPLAAYGHQAYLAAAQFAAVGSLIALWSCEDGGGQGQQVDVSMQECVAMALENAVQFVDLEDTVRRRNGGLQRQAGTGVFACSDGMVYLMAGGIAANRFWSATTDWLVDVGAPGAQALREERWGDMAYLASDEAKERFEAIFLPYAATRTKAELYEEGQRRRIPICPVSTSADLLVNEQLRHRRFFQDDAPHPYSGALLALPGAPYRLTGTPWQAGRPAPRLGEHTSQILETLGYEWQAQQVLLRAGVTG
- a CDS encoding (R)-mandelonitrile lyase, whose product is MKTNLIAAGTAVAMMGAATAHAQGVQITPAGATPTTLGAAQNFSGHVAVDIKSAGDSARHGSVGMVDFAPGARTAWHTHPVGQLLIVTDGKGWVQEEGQSRREIKAGDVVWIKADVKHWHGAAEDNGMRHLAIAYVKDGKSADWKELVSDDQNQAR
- a CDS encoding alpha/beta hydrolase gives rise to the protein MKAAKTLLTAMTLTSFATCAALPELDSRSVSDGPLVIQEQGSFTVGGTVVRTPGTYDNNHPTAAGQSFHGDHLYAFYQIPQNPKPLPIVMLHGAFQSGRSWETTPDGRQGFQTLFLRRGFPVYLVDQPRRGRAGNSTVAATIEPIPFDQLFFDQFRLGKWPNYFDNAQFDRRPETLDQFLRSVTPNTGPYDPGVISDAMAALFEKTGPGILFSHSQAGGPGWLTAIKSRNVKGIVAFEPGSGFIFPEGEVPDAMPSAAGTLTPESVPLADFQKLTRIPIVIYYGDNFPTEPTAERGQDNWRVRLAMARLWVDAVNRHGGDAQLVHLPAIGIQGNTHFLMSDLNNVQIADLVSRFLADKKLD
- a CDS encoding tetratricopeptide repeat protein; its protein translation is MALSDVRGNPISTDEPASLAAYERAQTLFHGYYGDPVGIIDEALANDPMFVMGHVLRAGMMITASDQCVEPLLRESVEAAEGLHDIANERERRHTAAARAWLNGEFSTSLRRYADILIDYPHDTLALQVGHIGDFLLGRSAMLRDRVAGILPAWNRQMPDYGYVLGMHAFGLEETNLYAQAEAQGRRALELNARDPWAVHAVAHVLEMQGRVEEGIAWLKGRREDWSADNMLSIHNWWHLALFHLDREEIAEVLDLYDNRLRESSTGQVLDLVDASAMLWRLLLRGIDVASRWRQLSAVWQQRGGTGYYAFNDVHALMAHLGAGDGAAAQRLIESMEEAAEGGGTNAMMTRDVGLPVAHALVAFVREDYALTVDLLRDVRLIAHRFGGSHAQRDVLALTLVEAALRDGARTLAKVLTAERIALKPASEGNQKLAARAAAL
- a CDS encoding LysR family transcriptional regulator produces the protein MSRDGYTDLLAFIHVAREGSFTRAAAQLGVSPSAVSHSVRALETRMDVRLLTRTTRSVSVTEAGARLYESTAPRFEEIDAELLAAAEQRKKPAGTVRITTAEHAATAILWPKLSKILPDYPDITVEVTVDYSRSDIVSDRYDAGVRLGDELAKDMIAVRISPDMRIAVVGSPDYFAGKAKPKTPHDLAGHNCINLRLPTHGGLMVWDFRKGKRELKVRVTGQWIYNSISPIVRAALAGQGLGFLPEDAVADHIAEGRLVRVLDDWCQPYTGYHLYYPSRRQSSGALAVIVDALRYRESPRKPATPKDDSASQAAPAMD
- a CDS encoding IclR family transcriptional regulator gives rise to the protein MPIELPSRETAAGTQVLRRAMALLRLVTTHNRTGLRLTDLHRMSGVEKPTVHRILQGLLAERMLRQDTTSKRYYLGAAMYEMGIAAAPKLALRDICRPFLRVIADQTGDTVFLIERSNFDGVCMDRAEGNFPIKAFVLDVGRRRPLTVGGGSLAILSALPDLEVQRICDINAERTKDRFPRYSEDDLRRDIADARTRGYALKDVLEIPGVRTAAVPIRRPDGTAIAAISVATIAPRLDQHRSALVAGYIAEAVVAVEAQLAAEP
- a CDS encoding carboxymuconolactone decarboxylase family protein codes for the protein MIRTRPAKRAAAALALVLGVAGGASQNTVQAQAAMTPTQAPSETLSARQQAIPLIASFMAASDMPRLNAALNQGLDAGLTISEGREVLVQLYAYAGFPKSLNALGELLKVVEARKQRGIHDAPGREPSRAIPTGDELLTVGTANQTKISGGPVKNAVTEFAPVINEYLQAHLFGAIFERDNLDWQSRELATVGALAAMPGVEAQLRSHMRASMRMGLTPAQLRQLTQVLAERGDADAATRAGHALQEALAAASGG
- a CDS encoding CaiB/BaiF CoA transferase family protein, coding for MKHEHLNSAGPLAGITVIDFTWIGAGSFTTKLLADFGADVIKIESADRLDSLREAKPFKDGRAGVNRSGYFADRNSSKRSITLNLKRPEARALALRLVKDADVVANNFTPGTMERLGLGYEALREINPSMVYLAMSMQGDSGPQANYLGYGLTMGAVTGLQFLCGKPGRPPAGTGTNFPDHIPNPTHAAFAVLAALRHRRRTGKGQYIDVAQIEPTIALLGPAVMDYTANGQVAQPRGNAQDDWAPQGVYPASGEDRWVAISAATDDQWLALRRALGDPPELAKPEYGHALGRWQARGDIDRALARSTASWEAPALMRVLQAAGVPAGIVADAADVLRHDPQLQERGHWRRVVHPEMGETVYSAPPFKLSRTPGDVLRPAPLLGEHTEEVCRERLGIDAAQVAMLREQGVLR
- a CDS encoding SulP family inorganic anion transporter, which produces MASVTPTPVDTPASQWLRWLPGLTVLRSYKAAWLPRDLAAGLVLTTMLVPVGIAYAEASGVPGVYGLYATIIPLLAYALFGPSRILVLGPDSALAAPILAVVLSVSGGDPMRAVAAASLMAIVSGLFCIVLGLMRLGFITELLSKPIRYGYMNGIALTVLVSQLPKLLAVPIEDAGPLRELWQLARAVGAGEVHYYSFAVGAASLAVILLLKRFERLPGILIAVILATLAVSVFRLDAQGVKVLGEIPQGLPSFAWPWLSDADMVKIVLGGCAVAMISFADTSVLSRTYAARIHTRVDPNQEMVGLGVANLAAGFFQGFPISSSASRTPVAEAAGSRTQLTGVVGAVAVAVLLLAAPNLLRYLPNSALAAVVIAAAIGLFEFKDLRRIYRIQQWEFWLSMLCFAAVAVFGAIPGICLAVVIAIIEFLWDGWRPHFAVLGRVPNLRGYHDLKRYPHAALIDGLVLFRWDAPLFFANAELFQQRLMEAVGASPTPVRRVVVAAEPVTSVDVTSADMLRELSRNLAKEGVALHFAEMKDPVRDKLKRFELTEIFSDDRFHPTVGSAVEDYLESEHARKTKV